In Isoptericola variabilis 225, the genomic window CCGACCGGCTCGCCGCCGGCGCGGTGCCGCGCGGCGCGGCGTTCGCGCTCGCGGCGTGGTCGGAGGTCGTGCGCCGCGAGGCGGCCGCCGGCAGGACGGTCGACGACCCGCGTGCCGCCGAGCTGCGCGACGTCGTCGAGCAGGTCGGGAACGGCGACGCCGCGGCGGCCCCGCCCGCCGACGTGGTGCGTGCCCTGCTCGCGCTCCCGGGCCTCCTGCCCGACGGCGCGGGCACCGACGAGCGGCTCGTCGGCGCCGTCGTCGCCGAGGCGGGGACGCTCGCCGAGCGCGACGCGGTCGCGGTGGCCGGGCGCTCAGAGCAGCCGGCGTGAGCTCGGCTGCGTGACGCGCAGCCAGCGGTAGCCGTACCCGTCGAGCCGGACCTCCGCGCTGCCGTCGGGCTCGGGTTCGCAGTCGTCGTCGGTCAGGAGGTCGACGAGCCGCGAGCCCTCCTCGAGCTCACCCAGCTCGAGCGGCACCACGGCGGGGTTCGGCGACAGGTTGTGGAGCGTGACCATCGACGCGTCCTGCCACGTGCTCCGCAGCGCGAGCACGGCGGCGTGCGGCTGGTCGAGGATCTCCCAGTCGCCCCAGCCGAGCTCGGGGCACTCGCGGTAGCGGTGCGCGAGCGTGCGGACGAACGCCAGCAGCGAGTCCGGGTTCCGGCGCTGGTCGGCGACGTTGACGTGCTCGGGCGCGTACCCGTCGGTCGGCAGGGGGCCGGCGAGACTCCGCTCGGCGGCCCGCGAGAACCCCCCGTTGCGCTCGGGTGTCCACTGCATGGGCGTGCGGACCGCGAGCCTGCCCTCGGCGGCGAGGTTCTCGCCCATGCCGATCTCCTCGCCGTAGTACAGCACCGGGGTCCCCGGCAGCGAGAAGAGCAGCGAGTAGACCATGCGGACGCGGCGCGGGTCGCCGCCCAGCATCGGCGGCAGCCGGCGGCGCAGACCGCGCCCGTAGAGCTGCATGTCCTCCTCGGGCCCGAACGCCGCGAAGACCTCCTGGCGCTCCTCCTCGGAGAGCTTGTCGAGCGTGAGCTCGTCGTGGTTGCGGACGAACGTCGCCCACTGCGCGTCGTGCGGGATGGGCGGGCGCGACCGCAGCGCCGCGGCGAGCGGGCCGACGTCCTCGCGCGCGAGCGACAGGTACATCGCCTGCATCGCGTTGAAGTCGAACTGCATCGTGAGCTCGGTGACGTCGGTCCCGCCGTCGCCCCCGTCGGTCGGGTCGGAGTTGCCGAAGTACTTCGCCTGCTCGAGGTAGGGCAGGTTGACCTCGCCCATGAGGATCGCGTCGCCCGCGCGTCGCCCGACGAAGGCGCGCAGGATCCGCAGGAACTCGTGCGGGTCGTCGATCTCGTCGTCCGGCGTCGAGGCGGCGTCGGCGAGGGCGAACGGCACCGCGTCGACCCGGAACCCGGAGATGCCGAGCTCGAGCCAGAAGCCGATGGTCTTGGCGAGCGCGTCGCGCACCTTCGGGTTGGCCGTGTTGAGGTCGGGCTGGTGGTGGTAGAAGCGGTGCCGGTACCACTCGCCGGTCTTCTCCTCGAAGGTCCAGATGGCGTCCTCCTTGTCGGGGAAGACGACCTGGTCCTTCGTGGGCGGCGGCTCGTCGGCGCGCCAGACGTAGAAGTCCCGGAACGGCGAGTCCTTCGACCGGCGCGCGGACCTGAACCACGGGTGCTGGTCGGAGGTGTGGTTGACGACGAGGTCGACGATGACGCGGATCCCGCGGTCGCGCGCTGTGCGGACGAGCTCGACGACGTCGCCCAGGTCGCCGAGGCGCTCGTCGACCGCGAGGAAGTCGGTGACGTCGTACCCGTCGTCGAGGTCGGCCGTGGCGTAGAACGGCATGAGCCACAGGCACGTCGCACCGAGGTCGGCCAGGTGGTCGATGCGCTGGACGAGGCCCGGGAAGTCGCCGATGCCGTCGTCGTTCCAGTCCATGAACGTCTCGACGTCGAGGCAGTAGACGACGGCGTTCTTCCACCACAGGTCGCCGGTGTCGCGGATCCTCACGCCGCACCTCCCGTGCTCGCGGCGGTGGCGCCGGTGGCCGTGCCCCGCGGCGCGGCGCCGGCGACGTCGCGCAGGCGGGGGAGCAGGGTCGAGGCCGCGACGTCGAGGAACGCGTCCTGCTCCTTCCCGACGTGGTGCAGGTACACCTGGTCGAACCCGCACGCGACGAGCTCGGCGACGCGGTCGGCGAGCCGTTCGGCGTCGTGGTCGACGAGAACCGACCCGCGCACGGCCTCGGGCCGGACGAGCTCGCCCACGGCGTCGTACTGCTCGGGCGTCTCGAGGTCCCAGTTCACCGCGGGCGGCAGGAGGTTGGAGCGCCACTGGTCGTGCGCGACGGCGAACGCCGCCTCGTCGCTGGTGCCCCACGCCACGTGGACCTGGAGCGCGAGGTCGCCGCGCCCGCCGGCGTCGCGGTACTCGGCGACGACCTGCCGCAGGGTCTCGACGGGCTGGTTGACGGTCACGAGGCCGTCGGCCCAGTCGGCGTGCCGGCGCGCGGTGGCGGGCGTCACCGCGGCCCCGACGAGCCGCGGCGGGACCTCGGGCAGCGACCAGACCCGGGCGCGGTCGACCGTCACGCGGCCGTGGTGGGTGACCTCCTCGCCCGCGAGCAGCGCGCGCATGACCTCGACGCACTCGCGCAGGCGCTCGTCGCGCTCCGCCTTCGTGGGCCAGCGGTCGCCGGTGACGTGCTCGTTCATCGCCTCGCCCGAGCCGAGCGCCGCCCAGAAGCGCCCGGGGAACATCGCGCCGAGCGTGGCGACCGCCTGCGCGACGATCACCGGGTGGTAGCGCTGGCCGGGCGCCGTCACGACGCCGAACGGCAGCTCGGTCGTCGCGAGCGCGGCGCCGAGCCAGGACCAGGCGAAGCCCGACTCGCCCTGCCGCACGCTCCAGGGTGCGAGGTGGTCGGAGCACATCGCGGCGTCGAAGCCGGCCTGCTGCGCGCGCTGGGCGGCGGCGAGCAGGGGACCGGGCGCGATCTGCTCGTGGGACGCGTGGAATCCGACGGTGACCATGGCGACCAGTCAACCGGCGACCGGCCCGCCTCGCTCGGCGACCACCGAACCCGCTACCACGCCCGGAATCGCAACGATACGAACGCTTCGTTGCCCCGGACGACGCACGCGTGTTCGTTGCCGGATCGTGATGAAGCGCTTTCCCGGGCCTCTGGACATCTGGTCCGAGACGTGTATTGTAACGATTCAAGTCGGCGGCCAAGGGCTGTTCGTGCGGCGCCGTCGATGTCGATGAGCGACGAGCAAGGAGGCTCTCATGAGGATCACGCGCAAGGCCGTCGGTGCGGCCGCGGCGACCACTGCGGTCGCACTCGTCCTGACCGCGTGCGGCGGTGGCGGGGGCACCACCGAGGAACCCGGTTCGGGCGAGGAGCTCAACACCGAGGAGCAGGTCACCCTCTCCATGGCGTGGTGGGGCAACGACGACCGGGCCGCCAAGTACGAGGAGGCGATCGACCTCTTCGAGGAGAAGTACCCCAACATCACGGTCCAGACCCAGTTCCAGGCGTGGGACGACTACTGGACCGCCCGGGCGACCGAGGCCGCCGGCGGCGCGCTCCCGGACGTCGTCCAGATGGACCTGTCGTACCTCCGCCAGTACGGCGGCACGGGCCAGCTGCTCGACCTCAGCGGCCAGATCGGGGTCAACCTCAACGTCGACGAGTTCGACGAGAGCCTGCTCCAGGCCGGCACCATCGAGGGCGCCCAGTACGGCATCCCGACGAGCACCAACACGCTCGCGCTGTTCTACAACCAGGACGTCCTCGACAAGGTGGGCATGGAGCCGCCGGCCGAGGGCTACACCTGGGACGACCTCGACGCCTGGATCCAGGAGGTCTCCGCGGCCGGCGCCGGCCAGGAGCCCGTCATCTACGGCTCGGGCGACTACTCGGGCACCTTCTGGTTCTTCCTGCAGTGGCTGATCCAGCAGGGCGTCCAGCCGTTCACCGAGGACGGCCAGCTCGGCTTCGACGAGAGCCACATGACCGAGTGGCTCGAGCGCGTGCAGCCGCTGCGCGACGCCGGCGTGCTCTACCCGATCGACAAGGCCAAGCAGATCGAGCCGCTCGGCGGCTTCACCGTCAACGAGGCGGCCGCCGAGATGAGCTGGGACAACTTCCTCGCCGGCTACGTGGCCGACTCGGGCACCGAGAACATCGGCATGATGCCGATGCCGTCGGGCGACGAGGGCCCGCAGCAGTTCTGGAAGCCGTCGATGCTGCTCTCGGCCTCGGCGAGCACCGAGAACCCCGAGGCCGCCGCGGCGCTCATCGACTTCCTCGTCAACGAGCCCGAGGTCGGGCGCATCTTCGGCACCTCGAAGGGCGTCCCCGCCGTCGCCGCCCAGCGTGACGCGATGGAGGTCGAGGAGGGCTCCGTGGACGCGACGGTCGTCGAGTACGAGGAGACCGTGGCCGACGTCGTGACCGAGCCGGCGCCGCTGCCGGTCGAGGGCTTCGGCGCCGTCGAGGCGGAGTTCAAGCGCCTCAGCGAGGAGCTCCAGTACGGCAACATCGACGTCGAGCAGTTCGTGACGGACTGGTTCGCCTTCGCGGACAGCAACGTCGGCCAGTCGTGACCATGAGCTCCACGACGTTCGACATCGCGCGGGGGGCGGACGCTCCGTCCCCCGCGCGGGGGCGCAAGGCGTCCCTGAGCAGGGACACGGCGGCGGGGTACGCCTTCCTGTCGCCGTGGTTGGTCGGGTTCGTGCTGCTGACGGCGTTCCCGATGGTGGCGTCGCTGTACCTGGCGTTCACGGACTACGACCTGTTCCGCCCGCCGCAGTGGGTGGGGCTCGAGAACTTCCAGGCGCTGTTCGCCGACCGGCGGTTCATCACGTCGGCGAAGGTGACGGCCGTGTACGTGCTGGTCGGCACGCCGATCAAGCTCGCGGCGGCGCTCGCGGTGGCGATGCTGCTGAACATGAAGCACCGCGGCCAGGGCGGGTACCGGTCGGTGTTCTACGCCCCGTCGCTGATCGGTGCCTCCGTGTCGGTCGCGATCGTGTGGAAGGCGATGTTCATCGACAACGGCATCGTGGACCGCATCCAGCAGTTCTTCGGACTGCCGGCCGGGGGCTGGGTGGGTGACCCGTCGCGCACGATGCCGATGATGATCCTGCTGGCGGTGTGGACGTTCGGCGCCCCGATGGTGATCTTCCTGGCCGGGCTCAAGCAGGTCCCGGCGGAGCTGTACGAGGCGGCGTCGGTCGACGGCGCGGGCGCGGTGCGCAAGTTCCTGAAGATCACGCTGCCGATGCTGTCGCCGGTGCTGTTCTTCAACCTGCTGCTGGAGACGATCAACGCGTTCCAGGTGTTCTCGAGCGCGTTCATCATCTCGGGCGGCACGGGCGGTCCGGCGGACTCGACGCTGTTCTACACCCTGTACCTGTACATCAAGGGCTTCGCCCAGTTCGACATGGGCTACGCCTCGGCCATGGCCTGGGTGCTGGTCGTGGTGGTCGGCGCGATCACCGCGGTGCTGTTCCGCACCTCCAAGGGCTGGGTGCACTACTCCGGAGACTCCCGATGAGCGAGCACGTCGTCACCCCGAACCTTCCCGCGCAGGCCGCGGGCGCCGCGATGCTGCTCGAGCAGCAGGACCCCGGCACCAACGTCGAGGCGACCCGCCGCCGGCAGGCCGCCCGCCGCAGGAAGGGCGTGCGCTCGCTCGGGTTCCACCTGCTGCTCGCCGCCCTGACGATCGTGGTGCTGTACCCGGCGGCGTGGATGGTCGTGTCCTCGCTCAAGCCGTCCAGCGAGATCATCGGCAACGTCAACCTGTGGTCGGACAGCTTCTCGCTGACCAACTACGCCACCGCCATGTCGGGCATCGGCGGGGTGTCGTTCTGGACGTTCGTGGCCAACTCCACGTTCCTGGCCGTGATGTCCGTGATCGGGGTCGTGATCTCCTCGGCCGTGGCGGCCTACGCGTTCGCCCGGATCGACTTCCCCGGCCGCGGCCTGTTCTTCGCGATCATGATCGGCACGCTGCTGCTGCCGTTCCACGTCGTGATCATCCCGCAGTACATCATGTTCAACACGCTCGGCCTGGTGAACACGTTCGCGCCGCTGCTGCTGCCCAAGTTCCTGGCCGCCGAGGCGTTCTTCGTGTTCCTCATGGTCCAGTTCATGCGCAACCTGCCGCGGGAGCTCGACGAGGCCGCCCGCATCGACGGGTGCGGGCACGTGCGCATCTTCCGGTCGATCATGCTGCCGCTGATGCGCCCGGCGATCATCACCAGCTCGATCTTCGCCTTCATCTGGTCCTGGAACGACTTCCTCGGCCCGCTGCTGTACCTCAAGAAGCCCGACCTGTACCCGCTGCCCATCGCGCTGCGCCTGTACGTCGACCAGACCTCCGTGTCCGACTACGGCGCCCAGATGGCCATGGCCGTGCTCGCCCTGCTGCCGGTCATGCTGTTCTTCATCCTGTTCCAGCGGTACATCGTCGAGGGCGTCGCCACCCAGGGGCTCAAGGGCTGACGATGACCCGACGCACGAGGCAGGGCGGGCGCGGCACCGGTGGGGAGACCCGCACCGGCGCCGCGCTCGGCCTGCTCGGCGAGGTCCTGCTCGCCGGGATCCTGGCGGCCGTCGGGAGCCTGCTCGTGGTGACGGCCGTGCCGTCCCTCGCGGCGGCCGTCGCCCACGTGCGGCGCCAGGTCGCGGGGCTCGACGTCGGCGTCGGCCGCTTCGCCCGCGAGTGGTGGGCTGCCGTGCGGACCCTGTGGACGCTCGGCCTCGCCGCCGTCGGGATCGCCGTGCTCCTCGCGTTCGACATGCGGCTCGCGGGCTCGGGCGTCCTCCCCGGCGGCCAGGTCGTGGCCGCCGTGGTCGCGCTCGCCGCGGCCGTCGCCGTCGTCGTCCTCCTGCGTGCCGCCGGCACGTGGTCCGACGACGAGGGCACCCCGGCGGGGACGGGCGCCCGCGAGGCGCTCGTCGTCGGCGCCGAGCGGGCGCGCGACGACCTCGTCGGCTCGGTCCTCCTCCTCGTCGGGGTGGGCCTGTGCCTGACCTTCGTCTGGATGCTCCCGCCGCTCGCCCTGCTCGTGGGCGGACTGCTCGCGCTCGCCGTCGTCGGCGTCGAGGTGCGGCGTCGCGGCCTGGACGCGGAGCGCGCCGGGGGCACCGACATCTAGAGACGTCCGGCCGGCACGACGTGCGCCGGACCGGTCCGGCCTGCCCGCGACGACGACGGGTGGGTCTCGCCCACGCACCACTGCAACGATGCACGGGAGGCAAGCGAGATGAGAACCACCAGAGCGACGGCCTGCGCCGTCGCGGCGACGACCGCGGGCGTGCTCGCGATCACCGGGGCGGCGGCGGTCGCCGCCCCCGGCGGCCCGCCCGGGTCCGCGGCGCCGACGGGCGGCGTCCAGCTCGAGCGGCTCGACCGCGGCCTGGTCGCGGCGCACACGAGCGAGGGCGTCTTCCTGTCCTGGCGCCTCCTCGGGGAGGAGGTCACCGGCCACACCGACTCGGGCATGGCGGGCGCCGACTTCGTCGTCTACCGCGACGGCGCTGCGATCGCCACCGTGACGGACTCGACCAACTACGTCGACCCGGCGGGCACGGCCGACGCCGAGTACGCCGTCGCACCCGTCGTCGACGGCGTCGAGGGGGAGCGGAGCGCGGCCGTGACCGCGTGGGACGCGGGCTACCTCGACATCCCGCTCAACAAGCCCGCCGACGGCGTCACGCCGGTCGGCGAGGCCTACACCTACTCGGCCAACGACGCGTCGGTCGCCGACCTCGACGGCGACGGCGAGTACGAGATCGTGCTCAAGTGGGACCCGTCCAACTCCAAGGACGTCTCGCAGAAGGGGTACACCGGCAACCAGTACCTCGACGCCTACGAGCTCGACGGCACCCAGCTGTGGCGCATCGACCTCGGCGTCAACATCCGCGCCGGTGCCCACTACACGCAGTTCCCCGTCTACGACTTCGACGGCGACGGGGCGGCCGAGCTCATGGTCAAGACGGCGCCGGGCACCAAGGTCACGAAGTACGAGGACGGCGAGCCCGCCGGCGAGCAGTACATCCAGATCCCCGCGCGCGACCGCAAGGCCGGCGTCAAGCACAGCGACGACTACCGGTACGGCGCGGACGACTACTACGAGCACGTCGTGCAGATGTTCCGCGACTGGGCCTCCTACCCCGAGGTGGTCAGCGGCCAGTGGCCCGCCACGCTCGAGGAGGCGTTCGGCATCGAGCCGCGGTACGACTACCCGCTCTCGGACGCCGACGCCCGCGCGCTCGCCGACCACTTCATGGACGTCTACGCGCCGAGCCGCTCGGCCCGCAACGACCTGCGCACGTTCGAGGGCTTCGTCATCAGCGGGCCCGAGTACCTCACGGTGTTCGAGGGTCGCTCGGGCCGGCCGCTGCGGACGGTCGACTACAAGCCCGGACGCGAGGACGACGGCCTGCGCTGGGGCGACTACGCGATGTCCCGCATCGAGCCGGGCAACCGCGTGGACCGCTTCCTGGCCGGCGTCGCGTACCTCGACGGCGAGCGCCCGTCGGCGGTCTTCGCGCGCGGCTACTACACGCGCTCGACGATCGTGGCGTACGACTGGGACGGCAAGAACCTCACCGAGCGGTGGTTCGTCGACTCCGGCTGGACGCCCATGACCAACCCGTTCAACGACGGGCCGCACGGCCGGCTCGGCACCGACCCCGAGTTCGGGTCGATCACCACGCAGGGCTTCCACTCGATGTCGGCGGCCGACGTCGACGGGGACGGCAAGCACGAGATCGTCTACGGCTCGGCGACGATCGACGACGACGGCTCGCTGCTCTACTCGTCGTTCGACACGCTGCCCCCGGGCAGCGGGAACCCGGGCGCGTACGTCGGGCTCGGGCACGGCGACGCCATGCACGTGACCGACATCGACCCGTCCCGCCCCGGGCTCGAGATCTGGACGGTGCACGAGGGCGGGGCGTGGGCGCCGTACGGCTCGGCGATGCGCGACGCCGCCACGGGCGAGGTGCTCTTCGGCGCCTACTCCGGCCGGGACACCGGCCGCGGCATGATCGGCGACGTCCTGCCCGGCACGCCGGGCATCGAGGTCTGGGCGTCGATGCCCGGCGGCTCCGACGGCTCGGGCACGCTCAGCGCCACCGGCGAGCAGGTCTCGACGCGGACCATGGGCACCAACCAGTCGGTGCGCTGGGCCGCGGACGCCACGACGCAGATCATCGACGGCTCGGGCGACGCCACGCCGCGCATCGTCGACTGGTCCGGCACGGTGCTGTCGCTCGACGGCACGCGCACCAACAACGGCACCAAGGGCAACCCGTCGCTCGTCGCCGACGTCCTCGGCGACTGGCGCGAGGAGGTGCTCGTGCGCACGGCGGACTCGTCGGCCCTGCGGCTGTACCTGTCCACCGAGGTCACGGACATCAAGCTCTACACGCTCATGCACGACCCGCAGTACCGGGCCGAGGTGGCCCGGCAGCAGACCGCCTACAACCAGCCGTCCTACCCGGGGTTCTACCTCGCGTCGGACACCGACTGGTCGCAGGTGCCGATCCCCTGACCCTCCGACCCCCTGCCCGGGCTGTCAGGCCCACGCCGCGACATGGCGAGGCGTGGGCCTGACAGCCCGCCAGGGGTAGGGTCGTTCGTCACGATTCGACGCAGAGACGGAGCATCCACCGATGAAGGTGAGCATCCTGGGCGCGGGCGCGATCGCGCACGCCCACGCGCAGGCGATCCAGGGCCTGGCCCGGTACGAGGGCCTCGAGGACGTCGAGCTGGCGCACGTCGTCGACGTCGACCCCGCGCGGGCCGAGGAGTTCGCGACGACGTTCGGCGCACCGAAGCACAGCACCGACCTCGCGACGGCGCTCGCCCCCGGCGAGACCGACGTGCTGCACGTGTGCACGCCGCCGTCGCTGCACCTCGAGCAGGCGCGCGCCGCGCTCGCCGCCGGGGTGCACGTCGTCGTCGAGAAGCCGGCCGTGCTGTCGCTGGCCGAGGTCGACGCGCTCGCCGTCGCCGAGCAGGAGGCGGCGCGCGGCGCGCGGTTCACGCAGATCGTCCAGCACCGCTTCGGCGCGGGCGCGCTGCGGCTGCGCCGCCTGCTCGCCGACGGCACGCTCGGCCGGCCGCTCGTCGCCACGTGCGACACGCTGTGGTTCCGCCCGCCGGCGTACTTCGAGGTGCCGTGGCGCGGCCGTTTCGACACCGAGGGCGGCGGCCCCACGATGGGGCACGGGATCCACCAGTTCGACCTGCTCGTCTCGGTGCTCGGCCCATGGGTCGAGGTCCGGGCCATGGCGGGCCGGCTCGCGCGCGAGGTCGACACCGAGGACGTCTCGATGGCGATCGTCCGGTTCGCGAACGGCGCGATGGCGTCGATCACCAACTCGCTGCTGTCGCCGCGCGAGACCTCGTTCCTGCGCTTCG contains:
- a CDS encoding alpha-amylase family protein — its product is MRIRDTGDLWWKNAVVYCLDVETFMDWNDDGIGDFPGLVQRIDHLADLGATCLWLMPFYATADLDDGYDVTDFLAVDERLGDLGDVVELVRTARDRGIRVIVDLVVNHTSDQHPWFRSARRSKDSPFRDFYVWRADEPPPTKDQVVFPDKEDAIWTFEEKTGEWYRHRFYHHQPDLNTANPKVRDALAKTIGFWLELGISGFRVDAVPFALADAASTPDDEIDDPHEFLRILRAFVGRRAGDAILMGEVNLPYLEQAKYFGNSDPTDGGDGGTDVTELTMQFDFNAMQAMYLSLAREDVGPLAAALRSRPPIPHDAQWATFVRNHDELTLDKLSEEERQEVFAAFGPEEDMQLYGRGLRRRLPPMLGGDPRRVRMVYSLLFSLPGTPVLYYGEEIGMGENLAAEGRLAVRTPMQWTPERNGGFSRAAERSLAGPLPTDGYAPEHVNVADQRRNPDSLLAFVRTLAHRYRECPELGWGDWEILDQPHAAVLALRSTWQDASMVTLHNLSPNPAVVPLELGELEEGSRLVDLLTDDDCEPEPDGSAEVRLDGYGYRWLRVTQPSSRRLL
- a CDS encoding TIGR03885 family FMN-dependent LLM class oxidoreductase; this encodes MVTVGFHASHEQIAPGPLLAAAQRAQQAGFDAAMCSDHLAPWSVRQGESGFAWSWLGAALATTELPFGVVTAPGQRYHPVIVAQAVATLGAMFPGRFWAALGSGEAMNEHVTGDRWPTKAERDERLRECVEVMRALLAGEEVTHHGRVTVDRARVWSLPEVPPRLVGAAVTPATARRHADWADGLVTVNQPVETLRQVVAEYRDAGGRGDLALQVHVAWGTSDEAAFAVAHDQWRSNLLPPAVNWDLETPEQYDAVGELVRPEAVRGSVLVDHDAERLADRVAELVACGFDQVYLHHVGKEQDAFLDVAASTLLPRLRDVAGAAPRGTATGATAASTGGAA
- a CDS encoding Gfo/Idh/MocA family protein yields the protein MKVSILGAGAIAHAHAQAIQGLARYEGLEDVELAHVVDVDPARAEEFATTFGAPKHSTDLATALAPGETDVLHVCTPPSLHLEQARAALAAGVHVVVEKPAVLSLAEVDALAVAEQEAARGARFTQIVQHRFGAGALRLRRLLADGTLGRPLVATCDTLWFRPPAYFEVPWRGRFDTEGGGPTMGHGIHQFDLLVSVLGPWVEVRAMAGRLAREVDTEDVSMAIVRFANGAMASITNSLLSPRETSFLRFDTEAATLELEHLYGYDDASWTVTPVPGREDVAERWAADVAQVADGGPSGHLAQLVPTYRALAAGQTPPVTVGDARGTLELAAAIYKSAFTGAPVVAGEITPGDPFYASMGGTGAPWPAVKHVPVEEAAR
- a CDS encoding carbohydrate ABC transporter permease, encoding MTMSSTTFDIARGADAPSPARGRKASLSRDTAAGYAFLSPWLVGFVLLTAFPMVASLYLAFTDYDLFRPPQWVGLENFQALFADRRFITSAKVTAVYVLVGTPIKLAAALAVAMLLNMKHRGQGGYRSVFYAPSLIGASVSVAIVWKAMFIDNGIVDRIQQFFGLPAGGWVGDPSRTMPMMILLAVWTFGAPMVIFLAGLKQVPAELYEAASVDGAGAVRKFLKITLPMLSPVLFFNLLLETINAFQVFSSAFIISGGTGGPADSTLFYTLYLYIKGFAQFDMGYASAMAWVLVVVVGAITAVLFRTSKGWVHYSGDSR
- a CDS encoding rhamnogalacturonan lyase, producing the protein MRTTRATACAVAATTAGVLAITGAAAVAAPGGPPGSAAPTGGVQLERLDRGLVAAHTSEGVFLSWRLLGEEVTGHTDSGMAGADFVVYRDGAAIATVTDSTNYVDPAGTADAEYAVAPVVDGVEGERSAAVTAWDAGYLDIPLNKPADGVTPVGEAYTYSANDASVADLDGDGEYEIVLKWDPSNSKDVSQKGYTGNQYLDAYELDGTQLWRIDLGVNIRAGAHYTQFPVYDFDGDGAAELMVKTAPGTKVTKYEDGEPAGEQYIQIPARDRKAGVKHSDDYRYGADDYYEHVVQMFRDWASYPEVVSGQWPATLEEAFGIEPRYDYPLSDADARALADHFMDVYAPSRSARNDLRTFEGFVISGPEYLTVFEGRSGRPLRTVDYKPGREDDGLRWGDYAMSRIEPGNRVDRFLAGVAYLDGERPSAVFARGYYTRSTIVAYDWDGKNLTERWFVDSGWTPMTNPFNDGPHGRLGTDPEFGSITTQGFHSMSAADVDGDGKHEIVYGSATIDDDGSLLYSSFDTLPPGSGNPGAYVGLGHGDAMHVTDIDPSRPGLEIWTVHEGGAWAPYGSAMRDAATGEVLFGAYSGRDTGRGMIGDVLPGTPGIEVWASMPGGSDGSGTLSATGEQVSTRTMGTNQSVRWAADATTQIIDGSGDATPRIVDWSGTVLSLDGTRTNNGTKGNPSLVADVLGDWREEVLVRTADSSALRLYLSTEVTDIKLYTLMHDPQYRAEVARQQTAYNQPSYPGFYLASDTDWSQVPIP
- a CDS encoding carbohydrate ABC transporter permease yields the protein MLLEQQDPGTNVEATRRRQAARRRKGVRSLGFHLLLAALTIVVLYPAAWMVVSSLKPSSEIIGNVNLWSDSFSLTNYATAMSGIGGVSFWTFVANSTFLAVMSVIGVVISSAVAAYAFARIDFPGRGLFFAIMIGTLLLPFHVVIIPQYIMFNTLGLVNTFAPLLLPKFLAAEAFFVFLMVQFMRNLPRELDEAARIDGCGHVRIFRSIMLPLMRPAIITSSIFAFIWSWNDFLGPLLYLKKPDLYPLPIALRLYVDQTSVSDYGAQMAMAVLALLPVMLFFILFQRYIVEGVATQGLKG
- a CDS encoding ABC transporter substrate-binding protein yields the protein MRITRKAVGAAAATTAVALVLTACGGGGGTTEEPGSGEELNTEEQVTLSMAWWGNDDRAAKYEEAIDLFEEKYPNITVQTQFQAWDDYWTARATEAAGGALPDVVQMDLSYLRQYGGTGQLLDLSGQIGVNLNVDEFDESLLQAGTIEGAQYGIPTSTNTLALFYNQDVLDKVGMEPPAEGYTWDDLDAWIQEVSAAGAGQEPVIYGSGDYSGTFWFFLQWLIQQGVQPFTEDGQLGFDESHMTEWLERVQPLRDAGVLYPIDKAKQIEPLGGFTVNEAAAEMSWDNFLAGYVADSGTENIGMMPMPSGDEGPQQFWKPSMLLSASASTENPEAAAALIDFLVNEPEVGRIFGTSKGVPAVAAQRDAMEVEEGSVDATVVEYEETVADVVTEPAPLPVEGFGAVEAEFKRLSEELQYGNIDVEQFVTDWFAFADSNVGQS